TTACTATGTCTGTCTGTGAATCCGAGTTGCTACTAGGTTCCCCGATATCTGTTGCTTGTTTGCTTTCGAAACGTCATGAGTGACTCTCCCTGAACGGAGGCATCTTGGCTTAATGTGGACCCTATTGTATGATTTGGTGTGCAGGCGTCACTCCAAAAGCGTGGCGCAAAGGCATCGTCTGATAAACTCCGCGGCCGTTTTTCACCAATCTTTGCCATAGCAGGTAGGCGCTGTGGCAAAATGTCCGCCCAGGATCACTTTCAAGTGCTGTGCAGATGCTGGAACTGTTGACGCATTTCAGAATAACAACCTTGCATGTAAGATTGGAAATCATTTTTTGAACATTCATGGCAGGCTGGCGGTGTATCAGATGCCCGCCGATGACTGCATTCGCATGCCTGTTTTATTTCTGCAGAGTTCGACACAGTAGAGGCAAAACAGCGGGCGTGCAGCACTTATCTTCGCATCTTTGGCGTCCCTTGCATAGATCGACTTCTCTACGTTGAAGATGCTGCTGACAAGAAGACACTTGTCGCAAGTAACCTGCCTTTTGGACTGGCTGCTGATGGTGAGTCTCAATCCAGTCTGGCTGCTGTGGCGTTCAGTTATGGGGTGATTGTGACTGTTTCTTCATTTTAGTGGTATCTTATTTCCCCTCGTGAGCAATGTAAGAGTGTGGTGGCTCTAGAACAGGGCAGTTTCCAGGGGTGTGAAGGCGTCTCAATCTGAGGGAGAGCCGCATTCAGTTCCACAGACTGCGGCAGACGACGTCCGGTGGGACTCCCAGTGGCCCACGCGTGCCTCAGGGAGAAGTGCATGTGATGACAACATGGATCATTCGAGCGCCGGCGCGAATTTTAAACTTCCAGCTTGTTCCTTAAGTTTTGTGTGGCTTCCTGTccaaccgtctgttttccCTTTTCGACAGAGATTGCCCGCATACTGGCATATGCGCTCGCATGTGACCGATCTGCGTCGTCGGTCCCAGCCAGCGTATGCCGGATCGAGATGACGAATCCCCACATCTATGGGTACAAGGACCTGGTCGTGGAGGCCCGCTCAGATCGCCCGAGTCCGTACTTTATTTGTCCCCCCGACGGTGCTGGAGCAGCGCAGAGGACAGCCTTGTGTCCTCAGAGTCCAGCTGATGGCGCCTCTGTACCTGTCTGTGTTGGCGATGGGTCACCATCGCCATCGCTCGTGTTGTCACATTCGTCAAGTCACGAATGCACAGATGTTCAGGACATTATGGGCACGACTTCAGGGGTCGATGATGAGTCGCCGCGTTCACGATATTCCTCAGAAAGGGATGTGAACTGCATTCAGCTCCCAAGCAATGAGCCAGAAAATTTCACCCTCACCGGTAGCCCTGTTTTGTTGCCAGAACAGCAAGCACTGCTGTACTCTGACCGGCAATTAGGCAGAGAGAGTCCAGCGTTCGAACTGGTCGGGGATGAACAGCCGGGCGCGTTTATCATGACACCAATAGGACTACAGGCAGAAGCCCCAACAACAGGGGCCGCAAACCTGTCCGGTGAAGCAACCGCTCCAATCAGTGCCGCTCAGAAGGTCGGTGAGAGTGAAGGCGTTCCAGCACCTCTGGAAAACGAAGGGCGCATTCATTCAGGGGGCGTAGTGCCCAACGCACTGAACGCAGAAGAATTCTCATGCCCGTTACCCCCGGCGTTGGTGGAGTGCAGTGGGAAGGACGTCCGTACAGAGGAGGCTCCACAACATTCGATGGTCTCGTCTTCTGAACGTCCCCAAGAGTCTTCCTCTAGAACTGTACCCGACAGTGGAGACCAACACAGATCTGACGTATGTGCTTCAGCTCCACCTAGCAAGGCCGTAACAGACCCATATTTATCGGCTGCTGCTGACCCGCCACCCTCTCAACAGCCATATTCGGTACAGGCAACAGAAAATGCAACACAGTTCCAGGACGGCGGACGCCTCAATATAAAACTTTCGGAACCCAGTCGGTTCGAATCCCTGTTTGCGGTTACCTTAAGCCAGACGGGCGATTTAAACGAGGAGACGTTTTTCCCTGAAGAACGGTCCGACTGTGTTGAGGTGAGATGTGACGCTGACGGAGCCATGGGATTACATTCTTGTGGCGTGGTTCCAGCAGAAAATTCGGCTTCAGACGCACTACATGGGTACACATTCCGTGTCTTTGTAGGCTCGTTACGGATAATAGATAGCGTAGTCTTTCCCAGCGTCCGGGACGCCTCAACGAATAGCGTTTTGGCATCTGGAAGGTGATTCCCACATCGATATTGCCGTCATTGTTGTTCTTAGGGACACTCGGCTGATGTCAATGCCGTCTTCCCTGTTCTCCGACACGACCAAGACATGGCAAACGTCGTTCTACAGAAGTAAGGCAGCGTGTGTTCAGCGACAAGAATGCTCCGGAGATGGCAACTGCGTGTCTGTATTTGGGAGGCACCGATGTCGCGCGGCTTTTGCGGCGCAGCGCCAATCGTGAGTGTGGCTGTGGAACTGCAACATTACGTGCAGGTTCTTAACCGATCGGCTCAACGCGCAGAATGACGGATTGTTTCTGTTGAGGTTTCCATCCTTCGAGGCGGCTGCCGTCGCGATCCGCAAGTGTAGAGGAACAGTTTTATTCGACCGGCGAGCCCTTCTAATCTTCTCACCTCGGCGCTGCATCTCTGTCGATGGTAGGATATCCGACCATAGACCAGAGAATTAGTTATGTTATGTCGAGACGATAAGCACTTTACGATGAAAAAAGTACTGCTGCAGTCGTAGCCACTCGAGCTTCTTTTAAAGGGATTTGTGCAGCTGGCACTCGTGCATCTGTCACTGCGATTTGAACATCTGCCCTTGTTCTCAGGACAGCTGGTGGACCTACCTCTTCGCTAGCGGTACAGGGGTATCGCTGCTTTATCTTTAAACGATGATTCGTTGTTCCTGTTTCACGTCAAATAATAACACACCGCCAACTGGAGAGGCGGCGTTCTGAATACGAGTTTAAAGGACACTAcgtgttttctttttgttcGAGTAACTGGAATATACGACAGAAATCTTCCAATCACCTATTTCAGCACCAGGATGCTGTTACGCACACTAAGAAGTAGTGCCCTGACAGAAGCACCACAGTCAATGTCTAAACGAATCCAGGGGATTTCCCTCCGGTAAAAGCCATTGGAATCAACACGATTGCAAGTAGAAAAAACGTGGCTCCCACAGCCATAGACCAGAACAGGGTCACCTGAAGGATGGATTGTTTTCAGGAGTTGGTATACCGCGAATGCTGAATTCGTACTGAAATAAAAACGGTCCACCACAGCAGTGGCGCAGTCGACTCGCATGTCGTTGACATGTTTATCTGAATGTAGGTGAGTGAATTTTGTCTACGTCAAGCAGCCCAGAATCGTGGCGTACCCCAATTGTGCCAATGGCCATCCAGAGGAAACCAATTACGAGCAAAACAATTTCCATACCGATCTGTACACCTAACGTCTGCTCGCACCTTTTTGTGCCCATTTTTGAAACTCGACTGACCGTAGCATCGAAGCCGTAAAGTTTCTTGACCAAGTTGGTAATGTAGGTAGCTGGAATGCTCTGTACCACGCGTATGTGTGTGCTGATAAAGAGCTGATGCTGTGTTCTGGATCTTACAAAAAATATACATCCTAAGAGCCACCAGTCTACAGAACGCAGTCGGGTGAGATATGGAACTCCGCGCTCATTCTCCGTCGCCTTACTGAGAGGAACATCACACTCTGATTTTAactcgaagaggaagacaatCAAGAAGGACCCAGTCATtacagaagagacactcgTGAGAGCGATCGCCTGAAGTCGACATGAAACCAAAGCCAAATATCGAAAACCGTTCATTAAGACGCGTCGAGTACGGTAGTCACGTACCGCTCCTGGAGTTTTCAAGCAGTTCCAAGTAGTGCCACTACACGGAGAAAGACGTCTTACGGACTCTGAAAGGTTCCCGCAGGTGGCCGCTGAGGCGCGCCTCTGGTGGCAGTGAGAGAGTCGTTGTCTGTCATGTTACAAAATCGCTCCAGCTTTTAGACTGGAAAGCTTGTTCTTGGACGACGCTTGCAATCATTGCCAACAAATTGAAGCCAGCTGCTCACTCTGCCGCAAAACTGATGATGAGCTGCGGCTATTAGAAATTAAGGTGTAAATACACCTGTTGCCCGAGTTGCCGGCGTCTGCGAACGCGTGGATTGCGCGGAAACTGTTGGCTAAAGTTATATGTATCTGAAAGTGTTTCTTACATACTATTTCTCTTCAAAGGGGCCTTGTCTGCTAGAGTTGAAGTTACTCCAAAACCCTTCTTTAAAGGCCGCAGTACCAGGAGCAAGCAAGCAAGCTGTGGACTTCATGGGTGTCCGATAGGATATATCTGGTCACTTTTTCCACGTGCATTTCGGTGGCCGTGAGTGTTTTTGGTTCCGATAATAACATCCGATCGTTTGTGGTCTAATCTGCTTGTGGGGCATTTCATCACCCTCTGTAGTACAGACGACTGTTTCATGAAGATTTGAAACGCCAGCGCCGGTTAATGTCACAagcatgcgtgcatgcaaccgCGACCTCACGTGATAACGTAGTGGCAGAAAAGATGTCCACAATAGCACAACGTGATTAATTTTTTCGGAACATCTTGGTGATGCCATCCTTCGACGATGTAAATTCCAGGAAAGGACAGGCCAATCACTCGCAGCATGAGCCTATCTCGAACAATTCCTGCCTCTCCAGTTGAGGCGGTTTATTTCAGCATTGTGGACTGTAAGTGGCTTCCCCTCCAAAATCGTGCTCGTGTCTGATGTGCCCTTTCGGTGAAGAACCTTTTCTTCCTGGATGTTGCTTGCCTGTAGGTCTGCACAGAGACTTGGAGGCAGGAAACTTCTCCACCATTGACGAGGAGACGGCTGCGGCTTTTGTCGCGGTGAGCAAAGAGGGCCTTTAAATGAATATGATGCCATGGAAACTCACCACGATTGATCCAGCAGTTGTTTGGCTCTTGTTTCATCAGAGTTACAGTGTCGGGGATGTTACTATTCTTGACGGGCCCGTGATTGGGACGGTCGAAGTTGTCGGTACCCCGTCGCTCGATTGTGACCGCGTGCATGTGGCTAAACGCATTGAGAGCCGATGTTGTCCTGCCTCCGCTGTGTTGCAGGCATGGAAGGAAGGTATCAAGTCTCGACTGGCAAACCCATCACCTCTCTCTGCCAGAGTACGTTTCTTGCTCTAAACCGGAACTGAATTTGATAACTTCACTGATGGTTAGCCTACCATTATATGGCGTTTTCGTGGGATAGACTATTTGTTAACAAACTAACTCTTAGCAAGCACTCAGGTGAACGCGGTCATGCCCTTTCGTTGTCGTTTTCAGGTGGAATCCCGCTCGCAACGCCGGCGGACCACCAGCGTCATCCACAAGTAAGAATGCCTGGACATGTGGTCACACTGATCTCAGGATCATGTCTGGCAGCGCACAGTGGCACCGTGCGAAATTATTTGCTTTCTGCGGAGACTAAAGTACATGTATTGCAACATCATTCTGAGGCTGCTCGTGGCTGAACTGTAAAGGGAGAAAACTCCGCAGGCACTGAATCAATTTTGAGTGTTTGTCTGTGGCGTCTGTGGCAACCTTTGCTCTCTCAGCTCTGATCAACCAGTCCGACATAGGTACACGGCACTCCCAGAAGGTAAGCGATGTTCCCTCAAGATCTCGCGTTCATCTTGTACTGAAATAATATCGTCTGCATACTGAACACAGCATTATTTCCATATGGTGGTTGCTCAGACGATGACGACTTTGAGGATGCAAATGTGGACCAGCCGACAGAAGCAGCGCTGCAAGACTCCCTAGGCGTATACCtctccgaagaagagatTACCTTCTTAACCTCAGAAGGAGGACGCACGCCACCACTGCTCGACGATTTAACAGATGTCGACGTGCGAGAATCTGTTCAAGGCCACATAATCGGGACTTTTGAGAGAGTAAGCAGAGGTCGGTGTAACGCTCTCGTTTCTTGGCCCGGTCCTTCACCTTAGTCAATTCACCTTTTCTTCAATATTGGAGTGCAGCAACAGTTTCCGCCCGGGACTGTACCTGATTGTGAGGCTgccatatatatgtatatgagcTATTTTGTGGATTCCTGCGTAGGTGACAAGACCTGCTGAAACGGGAAAGCGGCTATCTGGTGTCAGACCAGCGTGCTGGACACTGACGCTGAACAACGGAGTCATGAAGGTAAACCAGACATAACGTGCCTCCGGGAAAGTGGGTATTAATGTGATGCTTTCCTCACTCAGCATGTGTTTCTTGCGAGGAATACCACTTTCCATTTGTCGCCTGTGGTTTTGTTGTTTTTGTCGAGGTTGCGGGTCGAGAGTTTGCGTTCGACAGGCTCGAAGCAGAGGTGAAAGAAAGCTAAATGGAATCAGGATCCCGGTGGACTGGGGCTTTGTGGCTCGAGGCCTACTTTGGAGTGACGTGCTGCTGGTCTCCTTCGAAAGAAATTCTTTGCACAGCGACAGCTGAACGTTGTTTTGTCACCACACATCTTCTATAGACTGGATGCCTTAGCATAACGCACCGTTGCTGTTCGCCATGGCTGAATACACCGAAGCCGATAAAAGGCTTTTTATGTCTGCGGCTCTTGAAGAGGCGAGGCTCGCATTGAAAGAAGGTGAGGTACCCGTTGGCTGTGTATTGGTCGATTCGAAGACACGACAAGTTGTGTCCAGGGGTCGGAACGCGACAAACCGAACAAAAAATGCAACGAGACA
This genomic interval from Toxoplasma gondii ME49 chromosome VIIb, whole genome shotgun sequence contains the following:
- a CDS encoding membrane protein, putative (encoded by transcript TGME49_259590~Predicted trans-membrane domain (TMHMM2.0):24-47:53-76:85-108:119-153), which gives rise to MTDNDSLTATRGAPQRPPAGTFQRAAIALTSVSSVMTGSFLIVFLFELKSECDVPLNWWLLGCIFFSIPATYITNLVKKLYGFDATIGMEIVLLVIGFLWMAIGTIGINMSTTCESTAPLLWWTVFISVTLFWSMAVGATFFLLAIVLIPMAFTGGKSPGFV
- a CDS encoding hypothetical protein (encoded by transcript TGME49_259580) produces the protein MSLSRTIPASPVEAVYFSIVDCLHRDLEAGNFSTIDEETAAAFVAAWKEGIKSRLANPSPLSARVESRSQRRRTTSVIHNSDQPVRHRYTALPEDDDDFEDANVDQPTEAALQDSLGVYLSEEEITFLTSEGGRTPPLLDDLTDVDVRESVQGHIIGTFERVTRPAETGKRLSGVRPACWTLTLNNGVMKVAGREFAFDRLEAEVKES
- a CDS encoding hypothetical protein (encoded by transcript TGME49_259600), producing the protein MAFLAAGESEHLLLPGMRHLSRAVRRDVFPQFRQDARWQRVRRVPTNPGGHAVYESLHAAAVPPVCTNRLPLKAQQHLWTMSLATDIPYCRCSSQHIPVSRAPRVDVSAASLAAPLLSPRVSARFFPPLRASRSLKGPSFHTSVHVTSASGIEKLCCLPSSNETGIPTTAPRLQEPLAWSMRSDKRSRTSSSVTRTMAVSQDHSTGTRELENRACGYSVSQFVRACAEVLNEAQLCRVAIRLVEYKNLKRQKPTSRDAAIRAIRKIIPAKDQDLIVEHLTRCIDAINPDQFHRLAKLARSRHFPADDIHESVPQSRLSDYTSAARFLTRAAYPETQKTKPNETGRRIVDQYEALCDVGDIGVAATADGLVRQVARRPPAPTRMQDKRVGEFMVHIEDPSIPAPGSTTERLVFISNIPHGPRKKIRKSIKEAFVGCGKIINLEIFDDRLRTVDERDEASLQKRGAKASSDKLRGRFSPIFAIAEFDTVEAKQRACSTYLRIFGVPCIDRLLYVEDAADKKTLVASNLPFGLAADEIARILAYALACDRSASSVPASVCRIEMTNPHIYGYKDLVVEARSDRPSPYFICPPDGAGAAQRTALCPQSPADGASVPVCVGDGSPSPSLVLSHSSSHECTDVQDIMGTTSGVDDESPRSRYSSERDVNCIQLPSNEPENFTLTGSPVLLPEQQALLYSDRQLGRESPAFELVGDEQPGAFIMTPIGLQAEAPTTGAANLSGEATAPISAAQKVGESEGVPAPLENEGRIHSGGVVPNALNAEEFSCPLPPALVECSGKDVRTEEAPQHSMVSSSERPQESSSRTVPDSGDQHRSDVCASAPPSKAVTDPYLSAAADPPPSQQPYSVQATENATQFQDGGRLNIKLSEPSRFESLFAVTLSQTGDLNEETFFPEERSDCVEGHSADVNAVFPVLRHDQDMANVVLQKFLTDRLNAQNDGLFLLRFPSFEAAAVAIRKCRGTVLFDRRALLIFSPRRCISVDGQLVDLPLR